ATTGCGGCAGCATGCCAATTAAAGGGGATTAAAGTTAATCGCGAGCTTATCGAGGTTGGCGCCCTTCTTCACGATATAGGGCGATCAAAAACACATAATATTGATCATGCGGTTGTTGGAGTTGATATAGCACGGAGTTTGGGGTTACCTGTGCCGGTATTGCGAATAATTGAAAGGCATATCGGAGCCGGTATAACTGCGAGCGAAGCAAAGGCTCTAGGGCTCCCACCTAAGGATTATCGCCCTCAAACTCTAGAGGAAAAAATAGTCGCTTACGCAGATAAGCTGGTAGAAGGCAATCGCAAAGTAGGAATCACAACCGCAATCCATCGTCTATCGGAAGAGTTGGGTTCTAAGCATCCGGCTGTAAAGAGACTTACAAAGCTTCATCATGAGTTTACCTCATTACTTGGAGACATTTAACATGGTTAGGGTAACCATAATGGAAAAAGCCTATGGTCCGTACGAAAAAGCCGCTATATACAGCCTCAAGCAAGTTTTAACCCAACTACGCGGTAATCTTAAGGTTAAATTCAAGGTTACGGGCTTAACAGAACGGCATTGGATCAATCTTGACATTTCTGGTGAAGATAGTTTCGTGTTCACTAATTTATTAGACCGAGAATTTGGGCTTGCCCCCATTTCAATATCCAACATATCTTTAGCTTCCACATTCCGTGGCAAAATTATTGACTCCGGAAAAGTAGGTTACGGTTTATACATTGACATTGGCGTTAGTGAACCATCATTATTAGATGCGCTTTTTCCTCTTCACAAAATGAGAAGCCAACTAGTTCTCGGTCGACCTTTTTCAGCTCGCCAGATAATTGACCTCTATTCCCTCTATGACTACCTTCCATTAACGGTGAAAATCGTGAGTATTGACACGTTCACAAATAAAATTGAAGTCGAACTTTCAGAGCGTCAAGTGAACATCT
The nucleotide sequence above comes from Candidatus Bathyarchaeota archaeon. Encoded proteins:
- a CDS encoding TIGR00295 family protein, coding for MSKLPSRRKALKLLKVAGCQPNIVEHCKIVTHVALEIAAACQLKGIKVNRELIEVGALLHDIGRSKTHNIDHAVVGVDIARSLGLPVPVLRIIERHIGAGITASEAKALGLPPKDYRPQTLEEKIVAYADKLVEGNRKVGITTAIHRLSEELGSKHPAVKRLTKLHHEFTSLLGDI
- a CDS encoding DUF2110 family protein translates to MVRVTIMEKAYGPYEKAAIYSLKQVLTQLRGNLKVKFKVTGLTERHWINLDISGEDSFVFTNLLDREFGLAPISISNISLASTFRGKIIDSGKVGYGLYIDIGVSEPSLLDALFPLHKMRSQLVLGRPFSARQIIDLYSLYDYLPLTVKIVSIDTFTNKIEVELSERQVNIFKTWANSKLDRVIAVGATERRLKDAIIQTKHQRDVVQIENLGLLEHAIVCKLGTEAPGLISELGPKLLKTRFYAIRPEKIGHFLQID